ACAATCAATCCGGCTTTTTTGAGTTTGGTGGTCAGATGCTCCAGATACTTCAAGGAAATCCCCTGGCGTTTGGAAATAACGCGCAGAGGGACCGGTTTCTCGCCCCCGTACAACGCCAGATCCAGAAGCAATCTCGTCCCGTATCTACTTTTGGTTGTAAGCCGCATCTTTCTGCCAGGTCCCCGCGGGATGGAACGCCGTCTACCAACCCAGCGTCAGGTAATCATGCATTGAATTGGCCGCGACACGTCCCGCGCCCATGGCCAGGATGACCGTGGCCGATCCGGTGACAATATCGCCACCGGCCCAGACCGCCTTGCGGCTGGTTTTGCCGGTGGCCTGATCGGCCACGATATACCCCCGTTTGTTCAAGGCCAGCCCTTCCGTGGACTTGGTCAGCAGGGGATTGGCGCCGGCGCCGATGGCGATAATCACCAGATCACAGTCGATCCGAAATTCCGAGCCTTTCACCGCCACGGGGCTCCGGCGGCCGGAAGCATCCGGTTCACCCAGTTCCATCTTCAGTGCTTCCATGCCGATGACCCGGCCCTTGTCGTCGCCGAAGAAGCGGGTGGGATTGGTCAGCAGGCGGAAATTGACGCCCTCCTCTTCGGCGTGATGCACTTCCGCGGCACGGGCCGGCAGCTCGTTTTTGGAACGGCGATAAACGATATAAGAATTTTCGGCTCCCAGACGCAAGGCCGTTCGGGCCGCGTCCATGGCCACGTTGCCGCCGCCGACGGTGACCACGTTCTTCCCTTTGATGACCGGGGTGTCATATTCGGGAAAACGGTAGGCCTTCATGAGATTGGTGCGGGTCAGATACTCGTTGGCTGAAAACACGCCGGCAAAATTTTCTCCGGGAATCCCCATGAACACGGGCAGCCCCGCGCCCACGCCCAGGTAAATCGCGTCATAGCCCTGGGCGAACAGTTCTTCAATGGTGACGCTGCGTCCCACCACCGTGTTTAGTTCCACCCTGGCGCCCATGGCGTCCAGGCCGTCCACTTCGGAGAAAACGATCTCCTTGGGCAGCCGGAACTCGGGGATGCCGTAGACCAGCACCCCGCCCGGCCGGTGAAAGGCTTCAAAGATGGTCACGTCATGCCCCTTGAGGATAAGATCACCGGCGACCGTCAACCCGGACGGACCGGAGCCGACCACGGCCACCTTTTTGCCGGTGGACGCCCCCTTGGACGGCTTGACCGCCTTGCGATTGGCCCGCTCATAATCGGCCGCGAACCGCTCCAGGTTGCCGATGGCCACGGGCGCATCTTTCTTGCCCACGATGCATTTGCCTTCGCACTGCATTTCCTGGGGGCAGACCCGGCCGCATACGGCCGGCAGGCTGTTGCGCTCCCATATTTTCTGGATGGCGCCGGGGAAATCCCCTTCCCGGATCCGGTTGATAAAAGCCGGGATATCCACGCCCACCGGGCATCCTTC
This genomic window from Thermodesulfobacteriota bacterium contains:
- the gltA gene encoding NADPH-dependent glutamate synthase, with the protein product MAEKEKSEKIPRQKMPEQEPAVRARNFNEVPLGLSPEAAIMEAGRCLQCKKPACVEGCPVGVDIPAFINRIREGDFPGAIQKIWERNSLPAVCGRVCPQEMQCEGKCIVGKKDAPVAIGNLERFAADYERANRKAVKPSKGASTGKKVAVVGSGPSGLTVAGDLILKGHDVTIFEAFHRPGGVLVYGIPEFRLPKEIVFSEVDGLDAMGARVELNTVVGRSVTIEELFAQGYDAIYLGVGAGLPVFMGIPGENFAGVFSANEYLTRTNLMKAYRFPEYDTPVIKGKNVVTVGGGNVAMDAARTALRLGAENSYIVYRRSKNELPARAAEVHHAEEEGVNFRLLTNPTRFFGDDKGRVIGMEALKMELGEPDASGRRSPVAVKGSEFRIDCDLVIIAIGAGANPLLTKSTEGLALNKRGYIVADQATGKTSRKAVWAGGDIVTGSATVILAMGAGRVAANSMHDYLTLGW